The Streptomyces sp. NBC_01255 genome window below encodes:
- a CDS encoding methylated-DNA--[protein]-cysteine S-methyltransferase has protein sequence MDIEAEPTGGEPAVAVEWTVVESDIGPLFLAATGRGLVRVEFHADAARRVQMLDRLGGRFGVEPVESASGLLAEAIRRFDAYFAGDPRAFDLPLDWSLTSGFHRQVLRELATGVPYGTVVGYGELARRVGQPGAAQAVGAAMGANPLPVVVPCHRVVESDGGLGGFGGGLETKRQLLALEGVLPAPLF, from the coding sequence ATGGACATCGAAGCGGAGCCGACGGGCGGCGAGCCGGCCGTCGCGGTGGAGTGGACGGTCGTGGAGAGCGACATCGGTCCGCTCTTCCTCGCCGCGACCGGGCGGGGCCTGGTGCGGGTCGAGTTCCACGCCGACGCGGCGCGGCGGGTGCAGATGCTCGACCGCTTGGGCGGGCGGTTCGGGGTGGAGCCGGTGGAGAGCGCCTCGGGGTTGCTCGCCGAGGCGATACGCCGGTTCGACGCGTACTTCGCGGGCGACCCGCGCGCCTTCGACCTGCCCCTGGACTGGAGCCTGACGTCAGGCTTCCACCGGCAGGTGCTGCGCGAGCTGGCGACCGGCGTCCCGTACGGCACGGTCGTGGGGTACGGGGAGCTGGCGCGGCGCGTGGGGCAGCCGGGCGCGGCCCAGGCGGTCGGCGCGGCGATGGGCGCCAATCCGCTGCCGGTGGTGGTGCCGTGCCACCGTGTGGTGGAGAGCGACGGCGGGCTCGGGGGGTTCGGGGGCGGTCTGGAGACCAAGCGGCAGCTACTGGCACTGGAGGGTGTGCTGCCCGCGCCGCTGTTCTGA